In Phoenix dactylifera cultivar Barhee BC4 chromosome 1, palm_55x_up_171113_PBpolish2nd_filt_p, whole genome shotgun sequence, the genomic stretch CCCAACCTGTAGCCCCGGAGACCCACAACCAACCCTGCTCTGCGACCAAAAgcacattaaaaaaaacaagacATCTTTGCGGTTGTTGCGACAAACACCCATCATCTATTGGAAATATTTTGCCAAAAActactatatttttattttataaaaatattataaaaaaaattattgaaatataatcaaaatattaaaaaaaggcatAAATTAAAGCATGTGATATACACTACCCTAAGAACGTGATTCGTTCCTACGTGTAGATCTGCGGCAATCTCATTCTTAAGGTACAACAATCCGGCTCAGCCCAATCCTACTCTAACGCTGGAAAGACTTGACCCAACTAACTCCTTCAGATGTCCGGATAAAAAAATACTTGAAAGAGGcttggaagaagagaaaagcaAATAAGAGAGAAAAATTCTCGGTCTCATCTCGGAAAGTAGAAAAGTAGTAACGTGGATTTAGTAATTCAATACAATAGACCAAGATCCTATTTATAGATTCTGCTCGGGATATGGTGTGATGTTTctgaaaacaatattttttttttaagagtcgCAACTCTTCTAAAAGAAGcatctaaagaaaaaaaaaagttattttaaagtatttaaaccatttaaaatttagaaaataaagctggtttattttttttaatttattttttcaataaatttaaaactccaATAAtctccaaaaaaataaatttttaaaaaaaaatatcttggcAACTTATATTGTGCAATGGGTGAGGTATCCTGTGGACTTGAATCTCACTTAGTGTTAATAGTATCCATCTAAGAAAACCATGATGAGTTAGACTTGGAACTAGATCCTTTAACTCAAACTTCTACTTACCACCCATAGAGTACGGATCAATTTGGTCTTTGTACGATCGGCGGCATTTAAAGGCCTTACACTAACTATTTtgatttttcataaaaaatttattaaagtTAGCCTAAACTTTTAATCGCGGCCTATATGACAATTCTCACATAAGTAAGTCCTCCAAGGATATTTATGACCTAATACCCTACAAAATTCCTATCTTAGACTCATTAAGAGTATATCTCAACATTTCCAATACCATTGATAAGAACACTCGTCATAAATGAGAAGAGATATACTCCAAAAAATGTGCTATGGCACGATCACTCAGtcgactttatttctactatATCGAACCTTCTTAATAGAATCTCCTATCATAAAGGTTGGGTATCCACTGTCGGTGAACCTTCTTCGGGGTTTGAAATCCGTTATGACCCGTTCGGGGCCGGAACCGTATTTAATAGCCGAATCGAGTTCCCTACCGGATCAGTTCAGTACGGGCCGAACCGGGCCAACcttgttttaaatttagatttgtttataaatttaaaactccaATACCATCAAGCATGGATCTCAATATCGCTAGGCCCATTTCTGGGACCAAGCTTCTAATTTCTTTCAGAACCATCACTCCAAGCGGACCTTCCCACCAATAATAAAGAGGCAAACTTCCCCGCGACTTTAAATCACACCCAATCAAAGGAGGGAAACTAACTCTCCACCCTCCAACCGTCGCCTCCTTTGCCTATTTGAAGAACCCAGAAAGGCTCTGCAATGGTCACAAGAGGTTCTTCGTAGAGTGGGCGGCTTTCTGAGCAATTAGAAAGCCGCTCCATCTTCCTCAAAACTCTTCCCCAAGAATGCCAAATTCACTCTTTCAAGAGCACAGTTTGATCGTGAGAGAGAAACTTCGTAAGATTAGAAGCATTCATTTGTCATCAACATTTCTTTAAGTGGTGTGCTCCATTTCCTATATACAGAACGTTCTCTCTTCCATATTGTTGCAGTTGTTCAAGAATTTTCCGTTCATATTGTTCCAGTCTCTCTTTGCTTTTCGCTTGTGGATATCTGGGCTCCCTGTTTTACCTTTGATATAGTCTCTGTCTCTCTTTTCTCGCTATCATAGAAGAGAAACAAATCAGTTCATTCCTATCTTTTTCGAAACACCAGCATCTGTATGTATTTGGAAAGACCATCAATCCTGTTTCCTGGGTTGGATATCCAACCCGGCATTACCTCCACCCTCGATTTCCTTCATCCTCTGTTTCTTTCCCCGAGGAAAGTTCAGAGAAATGGCCCGAGCCGCCTTGAATTATCTTCGCCCGAAGGACTGGGTTAGAGGAAAAGCAGTCGGGAATGGGTCCTTTGGCATCGTCAGCTTGGCCATGAACAGATCGACTGGCGAGCTCTTCGTCGTCAAGTCCTCACCATCTGGAACGGGGTTAATATCTCTGAAGAATGAGGCCGACATCCTCGAGAGTCTGAATTCGTCATACATTGTTCGAAGCCTTGGGCATGAAGCTGCAGACAGAGCAGGAAGTCAACAAGAATTTAACTTGTTCATGGAATACATGGCTGGGGGGAGCTTGTTGGATATTGTGGAGAAGTTTGGTGGAGCATTGGAGGAGTCAGTGATTAGATCCTACACCAGACAAATTCTCAAGGGGATTGCATACCTTCATAGAAATGATATCGTCCATTGCGATATTAAATGTAAGAATCTGCTCTTGGGTTCATCTGGGAACATCAAGTTGGCTGACTTTGGGTGTGCTAGAAGATTGAGAGGATCTTCAGAGGTTGATGCATGTTCGAAGAATTCGTCGCAAGTTGGCGGGACTCCATTGTGGATGGCACCAGAGATTTTGAAGAATGAAGGGGTCGGATTCCTGTCAGATATATGGTCTCTTGGATGCACTGTGATTGAGATGGCCACTGGGAGACCTCCATGGACCGACGAGGTATCGAACCCGATGGCAGCAGTATATAAGATTGCATGCTGTGATGATCTTCCAAAGCTCCCATCCAGTTTCTCCGACGAGGGGCTCGATTTCCTCAGAAAATGTTTGCAGAAGGACCCAAAGAAGAGATGGAATGCTGAGCAATTGCTCAGCCATCCATTTATCACTGGGAGTTCGAATCAAATGTGTTTGAAGGAGGCATCTTGGTCGCCAACAAGTGTCTTACATGCAGGTTCCAGAGGGAACTGGCCTTTGGATGAATTGGAGTCACTGACCGAAGAAGAGATCTCGACATGGAGACCATTCTCGATGCGGTCTGGGATCCCCAAGTATCTAAGAAGAATGTGCAGCAAAGAGATTGATGTACAGGCAACAGAAGGTTGGATTGAGGTCAGATcaggatgaaaattttgataggCATAGATGACAGCAACCTGTATATGGACAAAGAGAGGGATCTGGATGTACAGCTCAGTTTATAGGTAGAATTTTGTTCTCACTGTTCTTACTCTTCTCCTTTGTCCTACCTCTATTTGAAATCCAAGGATAAATAATTgttaattttctttaattagcATCTTTGCATCCAATAACGAAATTTTGCTGCATGACGATTTCCTTTCAGTTCCCAATAAATCAGTAAGTATGAATTCTATGCATCAGAAGTGTCATGGTTTTCATAGCCAGGAGGAAAagttgatgaaataatggacCAAAATAATGGTCCTTCTAAAAGTTGTTCTAAAAGTTGTTAGTGAGGCTCCTCACGATGGTACATATGGATGATGGATGTTTAAAAAGTGGCCATCATTTAGCCATTACTATGCCATTATAATCTTCATATAACAGGAATAGTCTTGTAAATTTCCTTATCTATCCAATCATCTAAATCAGATAATACTGTTCTgaattcaaatatataagttaaaTTATATTCTTTGAATAGTTATGTAATCTATAGCACATAATTTTACCATTTCCTGCATTCTTTCTGGTGCTCATGGCTCAAAATGACCATTATACAGCCATTACTTTATATTGAAAATTCAGTCAAAGACTTCAACAAGTAACAAACCCCCGCCCTCCTGCcaacaaaaaagagaaaaagaaggggaaaaaaagagatTTGACTGCGCAAATAATGGCTATTATTTATTGAAATATGGTAATGAAAGTTTTAGGCCAGATTTGGCTGTCAGAATCTTCTTATATTTTATTAGAGAAATTTTACTTCTGAGATTTTTCATACCAGGGATGAAGGATGATATCTGAAAGTCAAGCACATAATGGCAACTTATCAATCATGCAATTATACAGCTTTGGAGGGTTGATGAGCCATTTATTTGTGGAACAGCACTTAtctctgaaataattaattcctTCTAGCATGGGAGGTAAAAGTAAGATGGAAACTAGAGGTGGATTGGAACTCAGAAGGAATGCTAATCTTGAGGTCAAGGGTCACTTTAAAGGGTGGGAATGTAAAGGTATCTCCTGGTCTCAACGCTTACTGATATTTTCCATTTTACTTTTTGTCCAAGTCCATTGGACTCCCTACAAACTTTTGCTGATTTTGATATCTGGATAAggcttatgattttgaatcattctgGATGTTGGGGGGTAGAAATAAATTAACGCTTACCAGAAGTAAACCAATGTTTAATCGACATTTGGAAAAATATTCAATATGTGTTTTCATACAGAGATTATATCCTAAGCTTGGTCCACTGTTTCCTTCTGCTTTATATTAAAGTTATATCACGGGCATACACACAGAGAATACACTTAAAAAGAGgaggatatatatataggatGTTTGATATGCATGATAATTCTGACAGTAATCTCCATATCAAATAGACAGTAACCTCTATATCATGCAGTTCAGAtgaataaatacaaattacccAACCAACACTGATGCCTATGTGTTATAAATGGGTCACTCTCTTTTTCCTAGTACTACTTTTTCAAAAAGTTCTTGATCAATTATGATACTCATCTTGGATGTTTAAAAGGATAGTTAGAGTTACTAGGTACTCCAATTTCATCCCCAAATGATTCCCAAATTTTGTACAAACTCCACAATTTCAAATCCAATGGAAAGTTAAGTTGCAAAGAAGGAAGACTGAGGGCATCAAATAGACTTTAGGATCAACTGATGACAAGAAATCTATTTAGTCATTTTGTAACTCATGATGTTGGTTCAGAATTAGGTCAAGATCAGAAAGCACGGAGGAGAATGTCTTCAACATCATCTTTTATGGGATTTTATAGCAACAGTTGGCATCAGAACAGTTGGGCTTATTATCCAGGATCATCTTGGCATGAGGGTGTTTGTTGGTGCTGTCAACTTTGGCACCAAGAAAGCAGAAGCTGAGCAGTTGGCAGAAATTACCCACAGGACTAGGTAGAAGAAATTCCCAATGACTGGGAAAAATTAATTGCCTTATATTATATTGCATCAAAAGATGCCAGTAATGTACAAGGCAGTTGTATACCTTCTAAATTACATTTTGTATCAGGGGGGCACCcattttcttgtaatctcttgcaACGAGTTGTGCTTCTACTCAATATCCTTCACAGCATCCTGCATCAcagttaataaataaatatgagaaATACAAGAGTGTACATAATTTGTAATTTTTCAGGAAGCATAAATAAATTCCCAAACACTTCAATTAAATCCTCAAACTCTGAGTTATATAGCGAAGTTTCATGTAATACAAGCTTTATTCCCATTTGCTTGCTAGAATACATGCACAGCATATAACAAGATATATGATTATTCGTATTCGCCATTAGTTTTCACTTTCACCTTCAGTGTTCACTTTCATACACATTTGCAACTACATGCACacaattaattaataaaacagGGCCTAGTCATTACCTTTGCAAGCCGAGTTACATAAGCTGCGGCAATGGCTGTAAATAACAAGCCTAGTCCAAGAGTCACTAATTGGCCATTTCCTCTTGGTAAGCCCACTTCTGACTCTTCTTGCTGCAACAATGAGGGAAACAAAGTCATGGTCAGACAGCAAGCCCTCTTCTTAACATACCAGTTAAAGGAATGAAGATCCAAGCAAAATAGCATCTATCAAGAGGTCACAGATGGCAAATGGAGCTGAGTTTTGGGACCTCAGATGGCTGGATTGCCTTCTCAGAATAACTGATATAGCCTATCCTTTGCGTCATGGCAACATTTGTATCATTGCAGCTTAACTGATAATTAAATAATTGAAGATCAtaacatttattttttcttagagCTGATATTCTCTCAGAAGCAAGGTATGTACACATATAATTCCCAGTCAGATTGATTAGTATACATTCAGACTTAACCAACTACTTCCTTGGGAACGTACGAAGAACATGACAATCTGCAAGGACCATAGTAGTAGGAAAACCAACAGAAAATAAATCAAGGACACAGGAAAATATAATTAATAGCAAAGGATGGAGCTTGACAAATCTACCAAAAAAAGGTAATAGAAAAGCAACTTACAATTTAACCAAAATACTAAATTCATATATTACCAAAACAAAAGTAGGTTAAATTAACAGACATATATGAAAGCCTATAAACAACTTACAATGATAGCTCGGCCAAATGCACCTGCACTTACATAAGCCCATGTCCCTGGAAG encodes the following:
- the LOC103719487 gene encoding mitogen-activated protein kinase kinase kinase 18-like — translated: MARAALNYLRPKDWVRGKAVGNGSFGIVSLAMNRSTGELFVVKSSPSGTGLISLKNEADILESLNSSYIVRSLGHEAADRAGSQQEFNLFMEYMAGGSLLDIVEKFGGALEESVIRSYTRQILKGIAYLHRNDIVHCDIKCKNLLLGSSGNIKLADFGCARRLRGSSEVDACSKNSSQVGGTPLWMAPEILKNEGVGFLSDIWSLGCTVIEMATGRPPWTDEVSNPMAAVYKIACCDDLPKLPSSFSDEGLDFLRKCLQKDPKKRWNAEQLLSHPFITGSSNQMCLKEASWSPTSVLHAGSRGNWPLDELESLTEEEISTWRPFSMRSGIPKYLRRMCSKEIDVQATEGWIEVRSG